The genomic stretch TTGTCAGTTGTTTATCGGTTAATCTAACCAATTTTCCCGATGCTAACTCGGCCTTAATTTGCAACTCTGGAATCAAGCAATAGGCAACACCCGCATTCGCCATCGCAACAAATGCCTCTGACGAGCGCACGATATGACAAGGGTAACTCCCTCCAGCTAAATTAAAATGCTGCTGAATAAATTTGATGTGCATATCATCTTTATGATCAAACGATACCGCTGGTGCTTTCAATAATGCTTGCTGGGTGATCCCTAAAGGCAAATACTGCTGTACAAATTCAGGTGTCGCCACCAACGCGTAATTCAACTCACCCAATAATTTCGCTTCACAACCTGGTAACGGTTTATTTTGTAAACTCAACGCACCAAACGCCTCACCAGCTTTGACTTTCTCTAAGGTTCTCGCTTCATCCATAATATGCAGATTCAGCTCTATCGGGTATTGCTTTAATAAAGGCGCTAACGCCGGAATAAACCAAGTCGCTAAGCTATCCGCATTCAGTGCAATTGCCATCACAACTGATTTATCCGTCGAGGTTGCACTAATACTTGGCAATAACTCAGCTTCTAAATGTTGCACCTGCTTGTAATGTTTTAGCAAACGTTGACCAATGTCTGTCGCGACTATCGGTTGACTACGGATCAACACGGGTTGCGCAACAAACTCTTCCAACAACTTGATCCGCTGCGATACCGCGGGTTGTGATATACACAGTACATTCGCCGCACGTTCAAAACTTTGCTGCTCAATCACCACTTGTAAGGCATGTAATAATTTGTAATCCACAACGCATCCCCTTTTGTTATTGCTCTGACGCAGCGTTATAACATAAGTTAAATTTATCAATCATAATAATTATTAATTATACTTATCATGAAATGTTTTGTAATCTCGACAGCCTAATTTCTAGAGGTTCGTTATGATAACAGCAACAATTCAAGGACTACTGCTTGGCGGTAGCATGATCATTCCTATCGGCGCGCAGAACGCCTATATCTTAAATCAGGGCATAAAGCGTAATCACCATTTTTTAACCGCGACTATTTGTATTATCTGCGACGCCTTGTTAATTAGTGCAGGTGTGTTTGGTGCGGGCAGTTTATTGGCATTAAATCCCAACTTATTACACATTATCACCTGGGGTGGCATTGTATTTTTAACCAGTTATGGTGCACTCTCATTTCGCAGTGCATGGCGCTATCAATATGGTAAAACAGCCTTAGGTGGCGGGCATAAATCTCGTAAAATGGTGATCATGGCCACCCTCGCAGTTACCTTGCTCAACCCCCATGTGTATTTAGATACCGTAGTAGTCTTAGGTAGTGTCGGTAATCAGTTCACCGGTGATAGTCGTTTGGCTTTTGCGGGTGGCACGATCTTAGCCTCCATTTTATGGTTTTATGGTTTAGCTTTTAGTGCCGCAAAGTTTTCAGTTTGGTTAAACCAGCCAAAGGTACAGCGTGTTATCGACATAACAGTCGGTTGTATTATGTGGTTGATCGCCAGCAGCCTATATCGTAGTTTGTAATCGAAAACCCAAAATACGCGACTTTAAGTAAATCATTTAGTGCTTATTCTCCGAATTCTGAGATATTGTTCACTATACTTTGCGCTTACAGTGAAAAAGGCCGATAATCAGCCCATCTATCCAAACCGAGCTAAACACTAACTCAGTTTGGATATATTCCTATAACACCAGACAAAAGTTGAACATAAATGCGCTTAGATAAGTTTATTTGCCAAAGTACTAACCTGACCCGAACTCTTGCAAAGCGTGAGATTGCACGCAGCAACGTAAAAGTTGATGGCGAAGTTGTACGTAAAGCAGACTATAAAGTAACAGCTGACATGGATGTTTGGTTTAGTGGTAAATCATTAAGCCAACGCCCACCGCGTTATATCATGATGCATAAACCAGTCGATGTAATTTGCTCAACAGTAGATGAAGAGCATCAATCAGTGATCAGCTTAATCGAAGCAGACAAGCGAGATGAATTACACATCGCAGGTCGTCTTGATGTTGATACCACAGGTTTAGTATTAATTACAGATGATGGCCAATGGTCACATCGCGTTACATCACCTAAGCGTGAATGTAACAAACGTTACCGTGTACAGCTGGCTGAAGCGATTTCGCCAACAGCTGTTGCTGATTTTGAAGCCGGTATCCAACTGCGTAGCGAAGACAAACCTTGCCTGCCTGCAAAACTTGAGATCTTAAGCGAAAAAGAAGTATTGCTTACTATCCAAGAAGGTAAATACCACCAGGTTAAGCGTATGTTTGCCAGCCAAGGCAATAGCGTAGTTGGTTTACACCGCGAGCAAATCGGTGAGATCGTATTAGACCCAACACTGGAATTAGGTGAATGGCGTTACCTAACAGATGCAGAAGCTAAAAGCATCTAATCTGTTAAGTGTACAATGAAAAAAGCCCACATTAATTATGTTAATGTGGGCTTTTTTCTTACTGCCAATAATCTCTATTACTTGGTCGCTGTCACTTTGTACGCGCAGCGTCTTGCACCTTCGACAATATGTTCTTCACGTTCAACAGTCGCCATTCCCGCTAACAAGCTTTGGAATAAATTCAATTCAGAACGACAAAAATTAAGGCATGTCGATGCAGCAGCACAAATCGGACAATGGTTTTCCATCAGCCAATAAATATTACCGCAGTTAACTATATCCACATTGTCGTCAGAAACCTTGCAATTATCTTTAATAATGTTGCTATCATCGGTGATAACACCGCAATCCTCACCTATCATGACTGTTGCCATATAACCTTCTTCACTGCGTAATTCAGCCAAGGCTTCAAGCTTACCCAATAAATCAGAATGACCTGCTAGTCTGTCGCTGTACAGTACAAACGATGCCTGTTCTCGGTGCGCAATAAGTTGCTCAAGCCCGGTATCACCAAATATCACTTGCACTGAATCAATAAGCTGTACGGTCAACTCTTCATGGCGATCAGAAAAGTGGCTATTGCTCTGCTCCGTTAACGCCCAATAACGTGTTGGTCTGCCTCGTACGGCTTTCTTATCTTCAAAGCTAATATCACCGTCATCGGCTAACGCTTGTAAATGCTGGCGAACACCCATGGTCGTCAAGCCTAATTCACTCGCCAGTACCTTGGCGGTTAATGCCCCTTCGACCTTTAATAAGCTGAGAATTTTCTCACTGGTTTTTTCTTTCATATTAACTCCAACTATTCCACGCCCAATGACGGCCACTCTTATATATGCGATGAACAAGTTTATTCAGGTACATTTATAGCTGTATTATTGCCGATATAAATATTAAGTAAACTTTTTTATTTACTTTATTTTCAATTCAGGCTTTACAAACTTAAGTAAAGCGATTACCTTATTAAACAGTTAATAAACAAAAAGGTTTACTTAATATGAGATTAATTATCGTCAGTGGCAGTCAACGTCAACATTCAGAAAGTGCAAAAGTTGCGGCGTACATCGCCAGTGCAGCAGGCCAATATAAAACCGTTCAACATATCGAGCTGTGTAAATACCAACTACCCTTTTGGGATGGCGATGACAAAAGTAAATCTGCGCCAGGCTGTGACTGGCCAGTCATTAGCGAAGCACTGGTTAAGGCCGATGCGTTCGTGCTTATCACCCCAGAGTGGCAAGGTATGGCAACCCCCATATTAAAGAACTTTTTGATGATGTGCACACCTGATGACACAGCACATAAGCCCGCACTGTTAGTGTCAGTCGTCGGTGGTGTTAGTGGTGCTAATCCAATAGCAGAATTAAGAATGAATGGCTGTAAAAATAATAAGTTAGTAGCAATACCAGATCACTTAATCATTCGTAATGTCGGTGATGTATTAAATACTTTAGCAGATGAGGCCTTGAGTCACGAACCAGACCAAAGCATTCACCACCGAGACAAGAGTATCCGCCATCGAATTGGCTACAGCTTACATACACTGCACCTGTACAGCCAAGCATTGGGGAAAATTCGTCAGTGTCAGCAACAACAACCTTATGCTCAGCAAGAGCAGTACAGTTACGGCATGTAGACGCACAGTTTAAACATATATAGCTTTCATTTACAAAACTTAAGGACATCATCATGATACAACTAGAACACGTTAATTTAATTGTACGCGATATCGAAGAAACACTTATCTTTTACCGCGCCGCTTTTCCACATTGGTCAATACGAGGTGGTGACAAAGGTGAATGGTCAGGTAAACCAAGAAATTGGATTCATTTTGGTGATGATTACCAATATCTGGCTTTTGGTGATAATGGGGTTGGTGACAATCGAGATTTAGCTGGCCACCAAGTGGGACTAGCACATTTCGCTTACGTCACCGATGATATTGCAGGTATAATCAACCGCTTAAACGACGCAGGTTTTGCTATTGCCAAAGATGGTATGGAGGATGAATATCGCCAAAATATTTACTTCCTCGACCCAAATGGCTATGAAGTGGAGTTTGTACAATATAATACCGACATACCCAATTTAAGAAATCGTTATTGAATACCTTGCAGCGACACTGATACCACTATTTTATATAAGGTGGTATCAACCGAAGTAAAAATAATAAACCGTAAATACGATAAAAATAAAAACAGAGTATAATTAATACAATAAATATAAAGAACTTAATACTACAATATACTGCGTATACCACTTATGGGATAACGGCAATAATTAGCTAATATAAACATCCATTTTTTGTGATAAAACTCTCATTATAAATTTGAAGTTTTGCATAAACAGCAAATATAAGTGAACATAGTGTTGTGTATTCAACCCTATAAATGATCTAAGATCGCAGTAATGACAATTTCAAAACCCCAAACTCTTCGTAAAGCGGTGATGCTCCCTTTCACCTTACTGCTTTTGCTTACTGTGGCCGTACTCACTTTTGTTCAAAATAGTAATTATGAACGAATGCTCAATGAAATCAGTAGCAAATTACTCAGCTCCTACTCAGAAAATATCAGTAACAACCTAGATCGATTTTTAGAGCAGCCTTTTAATACCACGCTCACGATTGCCGATAGCATCCAGCGTAATCAACTCGATCAAACGGCAGATTTAAGTAAAATCGAAAATTATCTGCATGCCGCGATGACTGATATTTATAGTTCACAACAACAAATTAGCACCATTGCATTTGGTGATGAACACCAAAATTACGTCGGTTTTCGTCTGCACCGCGACAAATCACTTAGCTTAATGCTGCAAGATAAGCGCACCAATAATAGCCTTGATTTTTATAATGGCATTACCATTGATACACAGATTCATCACAGTATCCAAAGCTACGACCCAACAATACGACCTTGGTATGCACCTTTTGCTGAAAACAAAGCCGCAGGTTGGGCAAACATCTACAGTAATATTGATTCCGAAAAGACCTTTACGATTTCCAGTGCAGCTCCGGTTATACGCGATAATAAATTATTAGGTGTAGTCGCCACTGATATCGACTTACTGCAACTGTCACAATTTATCAAACCTGACAGTAGTGAATTCGGTGGTTTAACCTATATCACCAATGCCGATGGCGCTTTAATTGCCAACTCGTTACAAGCTCCATTAATCGATCCAGACAACCAGCATATCTTAGCAACTGATAGTGATAGCACACTCATCGCAATTAATGCAGCACAAATTATTGAGCAACAATTAGAAACAGATCAA from Moritella marina ATCC 15381 encodes the following:
- a CDS encoding LysE/ArgO family amino acid transporter; protein product: MITATIQGLLLGGSMIIPIGAQNAYILNQGIKRNHHFLTATICIICDALLISAGVFGAGSLLALNPNLLHIITWGGIVFLTSYGALSFRSAWRYQYGKTALGGGHKSRKMVIMATLAVTLLNPHVYLDTVVVLGSVGNQFTGDSRLAFAGGTILASILWFYGLAFSAAKFSVWLNQPKVQRVIDITVGCIMWLIASSLYRSL
- a CDS encoding helix-turn-helix transcriptional regulator gives rise to the protein MKEKTSEKILSLLKVEGALTAKVLASELGLTTMGVRQHLQALADDGDISFEDKKAVRGRPTRYWALTEQSNSHFSDRHEELTVQLIDSVQVIFGDTGLEQLIAHREQASFVLYSDRLAGHSDLLGKLEALAELRSEEGYMATVMIGEDCGVITDDSNIIKDNCKVSDDNVDIVNCGNIYWLMENHCPICAAASTCLNFCRSELNLFQSLLAGMATVEREEHIVEGARRCAYKVTATK
- the rsuA gene encoding 16S rRNA pseudouridine(516) synthase RsuA; this translates as MRLDKFICQSTNLTRTLAKREIARSNVKVDGEVVRKADYKVTADMDVWFSGKSLSQRPPRYIMMHKPVDVICSTVDEEHQSVISLIEADKRDELHIAGRLDVDTTGLVLITDDGQWSHRVTSPKRECNKRYRVQLAEAISPTAVADFEAGIQLRSEDKPCLPAKLEILSEKEVLLTIQEGKYHQVKRMFASQGNSVVGLHREQIGEIVLDPTLELGEWRYLTDAEAKSI
- a CDS encoding LysR family transcriptional regulator ArgP, which codes for MDYKLLHALQVVIEQQSFERAANVLCISQPAVSQRIKLLEEFVAQPVLIRSQPIVATDIGQRLLKHYKQVQHLEAELLPSISATSTDKSVVMAIALNADSLATWFIPALAPLLKQYPIELNLHIMDEARTLEKVKAGEAFGALSLQNKPLPGCEAKLLGELNYALVATPEFVQQYLPLGITQQALLKAPAVSFDHKDDMHIKFIQQHFNLAGGSYPCHIVRSSEAFVAMANAGVAYCLIPELQIKAELASGKLVRLTDKQLTIPLYWHRWILLKGLYKQVSEQIINAAKLAIF
- a CDS encoding NADPH-dependent FMN reductase, coding for MRLIIVSGSQRQHSESAKVAAYIASAAGQYKTVQHIELCKYQLPFWDGDDKSKSAPGCDWPVISEALVKADAFVLITPEWQGMATPILKNFLMMCTPDDTAHKPALLVSVVGGVSGANPIAELRMNGCKNNKLVAIPDHLIIRNVGDVLNTLADEALSHEPDQSIHHRDKSIRHRIGYSLHTLHLYSQALGKIRQCQQQQPYAQQEQYSYGM
- a CDS encoding VOC family protein; this translates as MIQLEHVNLIVRDIEETLIFYRAAFPHWSIRGGDKGEWSGKPRNWIHFGDDYQYLAFGDNGVGDNRDLAGHQVGLAHFAYVTDDIAGIINRLNDAGFAIAKDGMEDEYRQNIYFLDPNGYEVEFVQYNTDIPNLRNRY